From Scatophagus argus isolate fScaArg1 chromosome 2, fScaArg1.pri, whole genome shotgun sequence:
CTTGTTGAGCTCCTCGTCGTTGCGGACGGCCAGCTGCAGGTGACGGGGGATGATACGGGTCTTCTTGTTGTCACGGGCGGCGTTTCCAGCCAACTCCAGGATCTCAGCGGTCAGGTACTCGAGCACAGCCGCCAGATAGACGGGGGCGCCGGCACCGACACGCTCTGCATAGTTGCCTTTACGCAGAAGTCTGTGAACACGACCGACTGGAAACTGCAGACCGGCACGAGAAGAGCGGGTCTTTGCCTTGGCTCTGGCCTTTCCTCCGGTTTTACCACGTCCGCTCATTTTGGAAGATACTTTCTCGAGTTTACGCTCAAAGAAACTGTAACTCCAAGCCCGCAAACCCTCCGCTTTATGTCTGCGCAGTGCGCGGGACGGATCCTACCAGACCAACCAGAAAAGGAGCTTCCATCAGAGGGCGGCCGCTCTGCATTTTGGCGAACTTTTTGAACTGATTTTCTCCAATGAGCAGCAGGGACTCGGGCGGTGGGTTGCTCCTCCAGGCGATGCTGAGCGTCAAGAGGAGCCCTTAACCAATCGGGAGCCGGAGGTTTGCAGCAGCGTCACTAACTCCCAGCCGACCCAACAGCTTAAGAGCAGCGTCGCCTCCTCTCTTGTCTTTACTATATTTTCTCGTGTTCAGAGAAACGAAGAGGTAATAATGGCAAGAACCAAGCAGACTGCTCGTAAGTCTACCGGTGGCAAAGCCCCGAGGAAGCAGCTGGCCACCAAGGCTGCCCGTAAGAGCGCCCCGGCCACCGGCGGTGTGAAGAAGCCTCACCGTTACAGGCCCGGTACCGTGGCTCTGAGGGAGATCCGTCGCTACCAGAAGTCTACGGAGCTGCTGATCCGCAAGCTGCCCTTCCAGCGCCTGGTCAGAGAGATCGCTCAGGATTTCAAGACCGACTTGCGCTTCCAGAGCTCCGCTGTTATGGCTCTGCAGGAGGCCAGCGAGGCTTACCTGGTCGGTCTGTTTGAGGACACCAACCTGTGCGCCATCCACGCCAAGAGAGTCACCATCATGCCCAAAGACATCCAGCTGGCCCGTCGCATCCGCGGAGAGAGAGCTTAAACTGTCTGCTCCTGTCCAAACCACAACGGCTCTTTTAAGAGCCACCTCACTCTTCATTTGAGAGCTTTTCCTatgtgtcttgtttgtgtgaTGTTAACTACAGACTTTATTCTAATGTCAGGCTGGTCGTCGGATTGTGAAGCTGGTTGATAATATTAGTGGTTGTATGCCAGCTACCTAACTTGTGTCTGAGTCCTGTGGGATCAAAGCCCCCTTGTCTCTAGGACATTGTTGTCTACACCAGAACAAATGACCTGTACTGCACAGGGACACAGACCACACagtcactgacagacagacagactgcagggTGCATCTATAGAGTTTCAGCTTGATATTGTCACCCTCCTGTCCAGCATAAACTGCCCACCTACCTGCATTAGCTTTTAGAGTTTTcttatgtttgtttacatgctgcTTATGAATAAACACCTCACAGTCACTATCTCACAACTTGTGTTGGTTACTAGTAATTAGTTTCTGAACAGCAGCCACTGGTCTCTTCACacttgcttcatcatcaccaatCAACAGACTCTTTTGTATTTTGCACAGCCTTCTGTGTGGGAGCATATGCAAACTTGTGCAGCTTCTTTTTACCCTCCTTGGGCACATTGAAAGGATACCTAATGCAGACACAGaactgatgaaaacaacaaaactgactgcaaaacttctttttcttttctcatatGCCTGACACTCAGGTATCGTTGTAGATTCTTTAGGA
This genomic window contains:
- the LOC124070295 gene encoding histone H3-like — encoded protein: MARTKQTARKSTGGKAPRKQLATKAARKSAPATGGVKKPHRYRPGTVALREIRRYQKSTELLIRKLPFQRLVREIAQDFKTDLRFQSSAVMALQEASEAYLVGLFEDTNLCRIVRMSGRGKGGKGLGKGGAKRHRKVLRDNIQGITKPAIRRLARRGGVKRISGLIYEETRGVLKVFLENVIRDAVTYTEHAKRKTVTAMDVVYALKRQGRTLYGFGG
- the LOC124070277 gene encoding histone H2A codes for the protein MSGRGKTGGKARAKAKTRSSRAGLQFPVGRVHRLLRKGNYAERVGAGAPVYLAAVLEYLTAEILELAGNAARDNKKTRIIPRHLQLAVRNDEELNKLLGGVTIAQGGVLPNIQAVLLPKKTEKPVKAK